From the genome of Argentina anserina chromosome 4, drPotAnse1.1, whole genome shotgun sequence, one region includes:
- the LOC126790453 gene encoding 5'-deoxynucleotidase hdd1 isoform X1, which translates to MAVNSPTSRCAAHLSRTLAPRFPLPLLNRTFRRPSFRPDSSPARLFSVRCHTPSPDASRSSRPEAAIKSSSASSAIDFLTLCHSLKTTKRKGWVNHGIKGESIADHMYRMALMSLIAGYIPGLNRERCIKIAIVHDIAEAIVGDITPADNVPKKEKSRMEEAALNEMCVVLGGGMRAEEIKELWAEYENNSSVEANLVKDFDKVEMILQALEYEMEHGKVLDEFFISTAGKFQTDLGKSWAAEIISRRNTQLGEIQN; encoded by the exons ATGGCGGTTAATTCTCCGACGAGTCGCTGCGCCGCTCATCTCAGCCGCACCCTCGCTCCTCgcttccctctccctctcctcaaCCGGACCTTCCGCCGGCCCAGTTTCCGCCCCGACTCATCCCCCGCCAGGCTCTTCTCCGTCCGCTGCCACACGCCGTCGCCGGACGCCTCTCGGTCCAGCCGGCCCGAAGCTGCGATCAAGTCCTCCTCCGCCTCGTCCGCCATTGATTTTCTCACATTGTGCCACTCCCTCAAG ACGACGAAGAGGAAAGGGTGGGTGAATCATGGAATAAAGGGGGAGTCGATTGCTGACCATATGTATCGCATGGCTCTGATGTCTTTGATTGCTGGCTATATCCCTGGTTTGAATAGAGAAAG GTGTATTAAGATTGCTATTGTGCATGACATTGCAGAAG CTATTGTTGGAGATATAACACCAGCTGATAATGTGCCTAAGAAGGAAAAGAGCAGAATGGAAGAAGCAGCTTTGAACGAAATGTGCGTAGTTCTTGGTGGAGGGATGAGAG CTGAAGAGATCAAAGAACTTTGGGCAGAATATGAAAACAATTCCTCTGTAGAGGCTAATCTCGTTAAGGATTTTGACAAA GTTGAAATGATTCTGCAAGCATTGGAGTATGAAATGG AACATGGAAAAGTGCTGGACGAGTTTTTCATTTCCACAGCAG gaaagttTCAGACTGATCTAGGGAAGAGTTGGGCAGCTGAGATCATTTCTAGGAGAAATACACAGCTGGGCGAAATCCAGAACTGA
- the LOC126790453 gene encoding 5'-deoxynucleotidase hdd1 isoform X2, whose translation MAVNSPTSRCAAHLSRTLAPRFPLPLLNRTFRRPSFRPDSSPARLFSVRCHTPSPDASRSSRPEAAIKSSSASSAIDFLTLCHSLKTTKRKGWVNHGIKGESIADHMYRMALMSLIAGYIPGLNRERCIKIAIVHDIAEAIVGDITPADNVPKKEKSRMEEAALNEMCVVLGGGMRAEEIKELWAEYENNSSVEANLVKDFDKVEMILQALEYEMEHGKVLDEFFISTAD comes from the exons ATGGCGGTTAATTCTCCGACGAGTCGCTGCGCCGCTCATCTCAGCCGCACCCTCGCTCCTCgcttccctctccctctcctcaaCCGGACCTTCCGCCGGCCCAGTTTCCGCCCCGACTCATCCCCCGCCAGGCTCTTCTCCGTCCGCTGCCACACGCCGTCGCCGGACGCCTCTCGGTCCAGCCGGCCCGAAGCTGCGATCAAGTCCTCCTCCGCCTCGTCCGCCATTGATTTTCTCACATTGTGCCACTCCCTCAAG ACGACGAAGAGGAAAGGGTGGGTGAATCATGGAATAAAGGGGGAGTCGATTGCTGACCATATGTATCGCATGGCTCTGATGTCTTTGATTGCTGGCTATATCCCTGGTTTGAATAGAGAAAG GTGTATTAAGATTGCTATTGTGCATGACATTGCAGAAG CTATTGTTGGAGATATAACACCAGCTGATAATGTGCCTAAGAAGGAAAAGAGCAGAATGGAAGAAGCAGCTTTGAACGAAATGTGCGTAGTTCTTGGTGGAGGGATGAGAG CTGAAGAGATCAAAGAACTTTGGGCAGAATATGAAAACAATTCCTCTGTAGAGGCTAATCTCGTTAAGGATTTTGACAAA GTTGAAATGATTCTGCAAGCATTGGAGTATGAAATGG AACATGGAAAAGTGCTGGACGAGTTTTTCATTTCCACAGCAG ACTGA
- the LOC126792423 gene encoding RING-H2 finger protein ATL11-like — MWKFIVQFATQLSWLFDYLLYCSFAKPYYEFELPAETTETTLISTVDYENPNTAVSSEEEEECAVCLCKIEEGEEMGELRCAHLFHKACLDRWTGLKHVTCPLCRSFLAPPVRKESQFQIEVLHFRFCSFQSDRDRDTWWLR; from the coding sequence ATGTGGAAGTTCATAGTTCAATTTGCCACCCAGTTGAGCTGGTTGTTCGACTACTTGCTTTACTGTTCTTTCGCGAAACCCTACTATGAGTTTGAACTACCTGCAGAAACTACAGAGACGACTCTTATTAGCACAGTGGACTACGAAAACCCCAACACTGCTGTAagttctgaagaagaagaagaatgcgCTGTGTGTCTATGCAAAATtgaggaaggagaagagatGGGAGAACTGAGATGTGCTCATCTCTTTCATAAAGCTTGCTTGGACCGTTGGACAGGTCTTAAACATGTTACGTGTCCCCTTTGCCGGAGTTTCCTAGCTCCCCCAGTAAGAAAAGAATCTCAGTTTCAGATCGAAGTGCTTCATTTCAGGTTCTGCTCTTTTCAGTCTGATAGAGATCGGGACACATGGTGGTTGCGCTAA